One region of Oryza glaberrima chromosome 7, OglaRS2, whole genome shotgun sequence genomic DNA includes:
- the LOC127778536 gene encoding uncharacterized protein LOC127778536 → MAVAARLRSAGARLVVGPAAMAVGRGGGGEGRWMGTATAEAAAGIARWEPMGAREYYDYRRAIYGDITHKAILVDAAGTLLAPTEPMAQVYRTIGEKYGVNYSEDEILMRYRRAYAQPWGRSRLRYVDDGRPFWQHIVSSSTGCSDLQYFEELYQYYTTAKAWQLCDPDAKYVFEALRKAGVKTAVVSNFDTRLRPLLQALNCDHWFDAVAVSAEVAAEKPNPTIFLKACEFLGVKPEEAVHIGDDRRNDLWGARDAGCDAWLWGSDVYSFKEVAERIGVKV, encoded by the exons atggccgtggcggcgcggctgagGTCGGCGGGGGCAAGGCTCGTGGTcgggccggcggcgatggcggtgggacgtggtggtggtggggaggggaggtggaTGGGGACGgccacggcggaggcggccgccgggaTCGCGAGGTGGGAGCCGATGGGGGCGCGGGAGTACTACGACTACCGGAGGGCCATCTACGGCGACATCACCCACAAGGCCatcctcgtcgacgccgccgggaCGCTCCTCGCCCCCACCGAGCCCATGGCGCAG GTATACAGAACAATTGGCGAAAAGTATGGAGTCAACTACTCAGAGGATGAGATCTTGATGAGATACAGGAGGGCGTATGCGCAGCCATGGGGTAGATCGCGGCTGAG GTATGTGGATGATGGTAGGCCCTTCTGGCAGCATATAGTTAGCTCTTCTACTGGATGCTCAGATTTACAGTACTTTGAGGAACTTTATCAGTACTATACAACTGCAAAG GCTTGGCAGCTCTGCGACCCTGACGCTAAATATGTTTTTGAAGCATTGAGAAAGGCTGGTGTAAAAACAGCCGTTGTATCCAACTTTGACACACGTCTTCGGCCACTTTTACAGGCCCTGAATTGTGATCACTGGTTTGATGCAGTTGCTGTATCTGCTGAG GTCGCTGCGGAAAAGCCAAACCCAACAATATTCTTGAAGGCTTGCGAGTTTTTAGGTGTGAAGCCTGAAGAAGCTGTGCATATTGGTGATGACCGAAGGAATGATCTCTGGGGAGCCAGGGATGCAGGCTGTGATGCCTGGCTCTGGGGCAGTGATGTTTACTCTTTCAAGGAG GTCGCAGAAAGGATCGGAGTTAAGGTGTAA